One stretch of Brachyhypopomus gauderio isolate BG-103 unplaced genomic scaffold, BGAUD_0.2 sc241, whole genome shotgun sequence DNA includes these proteins:
- the naa50 gene encoding N-alpha-acetyltransferase 50 isoform X1, producing MKGSRIELGDVTPHNIKQLKRLNQVIFPVSYNDKFYKDVLEVGELAKLAYFNDIAVGAVCCRVDHSQNQKRLYIMTLGCLAPYRRLGIGTKMLNHVLNICEKDGTFDNIYLHVQISNESAIDFYQKFGFEIIETKKNYYKRIEPADAHVLQKSLRNPCAPPAGELHKAE from the exons ATGaaagg TAGCCGGATCGAGCTGGGGGACGTTACCCcccacaacattaaacagctcaaaCGTCTAAACCAAGTCATCTTCCCCGTCAGTTACAATGACAAGTTCTACAAAGATGTACTAGAAGTAGGGGAGCTTGCTAAGCTAG CGTACTTCAATGACATCGCCGTTGGAGCAGTATGCTGTAGGGTGGACCATTCTCAGAACCAGAAGAGATTGTACATCATGACACTCGGCTGTCTAGCACCCTACCGCAGACTGGGCATAG GAACAAAGATGCTGAACCACGTGTTGAACATTTGTGAGAAGGATGGCACTTTCGACAACATTTACCT tcATGTGCAGATCAGCAACGAGTCTGCAATTGACTTCTACCAGAAGTTTGGCTTTGAGATCATTGAAACAAAAAAGAACTATTACAAGAGGATAGAGCCAGCAGACGCCCACGTCCTCCAGAAGAGCCTGCGTAACCCATGTGCACCCCCAGCAGGAGAGCTGCACAAGGCTGAGTAG
- the naa50 gene encoding N-alpha-acetyltransferase 50 isoform X2: MKGRIELGDVTPHNIKQLKRLNQVIFPVSYNDKFYKDVLEVGELAKLAYFNDIAVGAVCCRVDHSQNQKRLYIMTLGCLAPYRRLGIGTKMLNHVLNICEKDGTFDNIYLHVQISNESAIDFYQKFGFEIIETKKNYYKRIEPADAHVLQKSLRNPCAPPAGELHKAE; encoded by the exons ATGaaagg CCGGATCGAGCTGGGGGACGTTACCCcccacaacattaaacagctcaaaCGTCTAAACCAAGTCATCTTCCCCGTCAGTTACAATGACAAGTTCTACAAAGATGTACTAGAAGTAGGGGAGCTTGCTAAGCTAG CGTACTTCAATGACATCGCCGTTGGAGCAGTATGCTGTAGGGTGGACCATTCTCAGAACCAGAAGAGATTGTACATCATGACACTCGGCTGTCTAGCACCCTACCGCAGACTGGGCATAG GAACAAAGATGCTGAACCACGTGTTGAACATTTGTGAGAAGGATGGCACTTTCGACAACATTTACCT tcATGTGCAGATCAGCAACGAGTCTGCAATTGACTTCTACCAGAAGTTTGGCTTTGAGATCATTGAAACAAAAAAGAACTATTACAAGAGGATAGAGCCAGCAGACGCCCACGTCCTCCAGAAGAGCCTGCGTAACCCATGTGCACCCCCAGCAGGAGAGCTGCACAAGGCTGAGTAG